The sequence GTGTCTCGTCATGTCTTTTTTATTGAGCATATTCCTCTATATTCCATTCCTTCATCTCCTAACAATATGACTAGATCTGACCTCATACATGTTGACCCGTTTGTTAGCGATTGTGAGCTTGAACATGCAGGTACTAATGATGATGTTACTAATGATATTGCCCAACCTGCCTCTCCTGCTCCTTCTCCACCTCCTGTGAATGTGGATCCACCTCTTCGTCGTTCTACCCGTGTCAGTAAGTCTACTCGTCTTCCTGATTTTGCTTATTCTGCATATTCTCCTTCTTTCACTgcttttctttcttcaatccaCAAAATTGTTGAACCCACCTCCTATAAGGAGGCTTCTCTTAATCCTTTGTGGCAACGGGCTATGGATGATGAACTTCAAGCTCTACACAAGACTGGTACTTGGGAGTTGGTACCCCTTCCACAAGGAAAGCATGCCATTGGTTCCCGATGGGTATATAAGATCAAAACAAAGGCAGATGGATCTATTGAGAGGTATAAAGCAAGGTTGGTTGCTAAGGGGTTTTCACAACAATATGGTCTAGATTATGAAGAAACATTTGCTCCTGTTGCCAAAATGACCACGGTTCGTACTCTtattgctgttgctgctgcccGTCAATGGGATCTCTCTCAGATGGATGTCAAGAATGCCTTCTTACATGGAGATCTTATTGATGAAGTCTACATGACTCCTCCTCCAGGAGTCTCCCACAAAGCTGGATACGTTTGTCGGCTAAAGAAATCTTTGTATGGTCTAAAACAAGCCTCTCGCTCTTGGTATGACACATTCTCCATTGCTCTTATTTCTCTTGGTTTTCGTATGAGCGAATGTGATCATGCACTTTTTGTCAAGACCTCGGATTCTGGTATTATCCTCGTTTCtctatatgttgatgatatgatcaTAACTGGGAGTGACACAACTGGAATTTCTTCATTGAAATCAGATTTAGCATCTCGCtttgaaatgaaggatttagGTCCTCTTAGATATTTTCTTGGTATTGAGGTTTGTAAATCCCCCAGGGGGTATCTCTTATCTCAGTCCAAATATATTGCTGACATTCTTGATCGTGCTCATCTTACTGACACTCGTACTATTGACACTCCTATGGAAGCAAATGTTCAGTACTCCACATCTGATGGTTTACCTTTGGAGGATCCTACCTTGTATCGCACCATTGTTGGGAGTTTGGTCTACCTAACTATCTCTCGTCCGGATATTGCTTATGCTGTCCACATTGTCAGTCAGTTTGTCTCTTCTCCTACCACAGTTCATTGGTCTGCTGTTCTTCGCATTCTTCGCTATCTTCGAGGTACGATGTTCCACAGTCTCTTGTACTCTACCACTTCATCACTTGAGCTTCGTGCCTTTTCTGATGCTGATTGGGCCAGTGATCCTATTGATCGAAAATCTACTACTGGGATGTGTGTATTTTTCGGTGATTCTCTTATCTCTTGGAAGAGTAAGAAACAAAAGGTTGTTTCTCGATCATCTACAGAAGCTGAGTACCGAGCCATGGCCTCCACTACTACTGAGATTATCTGGCTAAGGTGGTTACTCTCTGAAATGGGTGTCTCCATCTCTAAACCAACTCCAATGTATTGTGACAATAAGAGTGctattcaaattgctcacaacTCTGTCTTCCATGAGCGTACTAAACACATTGAGATCGACTGTCACTTCACTCGCCATCATTTGCAGCAGGGGACACTTGAGTTACCTTTTATTGCTTCTTCATCACAGATTGCAGATTTGCTCACCAAGTCTCTTCCACTTCCGCGCTTTCGTGCTCTGGTTGGCAAACTCTCAATGCTCGTCGCAGCGACATCTTGAGTTTGAGGGAGGGTGTTagaatgttatttttattagttagtcattaggggcttatttgtcatttcattatatatattattcttaTGTATTCATCAGACTTTGTATGCACAATTATTCATTGTTATTAGAtctatttttctctctcaaatATCGCAAGCTTTCAGGGAGGACTAGGATCTACAagatcaaaatatatatttatatatataaagcatCGAAATAAAACACCTATCATAAATAAAGCTATGAAACCACTCACAATCATGTTCTAAGACTTGTTTCAAAAATCTTCTGGCGAGACTAAACTTTCAACATAGACATCATGTGAAATTGAATCGACACAATCCTCGTGGCTGTTGAACTCAGAATCCTCACAACAGGAACAATACTTGAGGTCGCGGAACACATTATCCTGACAATCATAGACCACCACAGTGGATCCACAGTTTACCAAAATGTCTCCATTTAGACCTTTCACCAATGGTGGTTGAAGAAGCTCGAGAAGATGAGAAAGAGTCAACACTTTCTCCCAAGACTCCTTCGTAACCCAAACTCGATAGCCTCTAATCTGATAATTAAAACATAGCACACAAACGAAACCACCAAGCACACCCACAATGCCGTAATTATCTTGTTCAAACTCTCCATACATCTCTTGATCAAAGGGAATCTCAATCCTTCCAAACTCCTCACTCTTCAAGTCCAAGAAAATAATAACTTTATCATCTTCGTACATCCAGTAAAGCTTCCCACCTGCAAACACTCCCCCCTTCCTAAATGGAAGGAAATATGGGCAGAGATCAAttgttttccatgattttgtCCTTGTACTATAAATTTCACCGACGCTGGAGTCAGATTTAACCACATTCACAAACACCTTGTACTCATCACTCGATTCAACCCAACCGAACCCGAAATTATCAAAATCGTCGAGATAATTAACAAGTGAAATTTCTGGCAGTTTCTTGGAGATTATTCTAGTGGATGGGTTCCACAAGTgaaatatattttcatcatcGACAATGCAGAGAAGCCCATTACAGCTCCCCACAATTTCATATCCGATCGACAATGTAGTATTCCTTGGATAAGCAAAGTGATATCCCATCGGCAATGTGTTATTCGTTGGATAAGCTAAAGGAGAAAAAGGGATAGTATTTATCGGTCCGCTCAAAACCGACAGCAGAGAACATTGCTGAGGCCATTCAACCGAATCCGTCTCTACAATGAACCTTTGTTGGAGGAAAGATGGGTTTTTCATCGAATTTTGGTGGTGTTTTTTTATTAATCTTTCGCTGCCAATTAAAGAGCCCCATGATTTCGAAACGCACCTGAATCTCAACAGTGATTTCACCGGCAGTCTTGGCAGTATTTCTCCAATGATTTCTTCCGGAAGATGGAGAGATTGCTGACTACTGCTTTCGATCTCCATACCCAATGCTGCTATATATGTTTCTGAGGActaagaagaaaaaataaataggaAAGGGTCAAGATGAGCAGCATCTTTTTGTGGCATTCTAGCAATTACTAATATTAATTGACGACAATGTATTAgagaggaaagaggagatgaGAGAAGATAAATAACCGTAAAATGTGAGGTAAGATGGGAGACAAAagagggaggagagagaaaaaagcagagaaaatatatatttttttgaaataatcatatcttatttatttttgataatttttatagtatcaaattaaaggtttatcatgatttttaaattgagatatatattgaatatttcttattaataaaaaagttatatgcaataaaaatttatatctttagaatataaatctatatctatataatattccctctatcccacgaatcttgaaaCATGTTCTTTTTTGGACCGTCCCACGAAACTTGATGcatttctaaatatagtaacaattagCAAAAAATAAGGGTTCTTAATtacctactttatcactttattagcTACACATCTttctaatttatcatttttctactttattacctacatacttctactttatcatttttctactttattacctacacacttaaagcactaatctacaacttaattttcgtgccaaaaataaatgcatcaagattcatgggacggacggagtatttttcagttttttatagtttttttttcctttatgtgtctcttttctttttctttcatcCAAAAATTGTGTAGTTTCGATTATGACAAATATTCGATATGTTTCTctaattaaagatcacgataagagtttTTTAATATGTTAGTTTGCATttctttttgtgtgtttgaCTTTTTCGATagaatctatactatattaaaacaacagttttcaattagaaattgatttcaaatcaatttgaaattgatttgaatgacaattttgataatacttttaatatgaaggttaaaaaaaattattaacaccACTAACTCATTTCACACGTTCAcactaattcaacaaaatatattaattacttagaaaatactattcaaatatatttattcaatttgattttcttttaaattcatcaactttaatttataaaaaaatattcaatatggatgttaaattaaagataacgacgatatctttaatttgatgtaaaaattataaaaaataaatttaaaaccaataagttattatagtttaaagtcaccaaattatttttttctctctcctctctcttctctcctctatcatctcctctctcatttctcattttttaaaattcacggttctttcattcatttttccatatttttttattttattttttatgtttttactatagatcagtattttttatattttactatttatatttttattatatcagtttaatgcaattacaatgatgaaacttatatttgttcattttagaaatctttagcttaattttttttttaaaggtcaactttatattaatataaatttgtagataaataactaatatatagtatatcttaaaaatcgaatttttaagcttcaaaattactcattggaaaatcagtaattagagaaccattatcgattttctttaaaaataaaaaataaaagtaaattgaagagtttaattttttagtagcacatttatttaaatttactgaaattgtatacattttattttggaaaatgaacgacacatatctcatgttaaaccctttattttttcactttc comes from Salvia miltiorrhiza cultivar Shanhuang (shh) chromosome 3, IMPLAD_Smil_shh, whole genome shotgun sequence and encodes:
- the LOC131016900 gene encoding F-box/kelch-repeat protein At3g06240-like, encoding MEIESSSQQSLHLPEEIIGEILPRLPVKSLLRFRCVSKSWGSLIGSERLIKKHHQNSMKNPSFLQQRFIVETDSVEWPQQCSLLSVLSGPINTIPFSPLAYPTNNTLPMGYHFAYPRNTTLSIGYEIVGSCNGLLCIVDDENIFHLWNPSTRIISKKLPEISLVNYLDDFDNFGFGWVESSDEYKVFVNVVKSDSSVGEIYSTRTKSWKTIDLCPYFLPFRKGGVFAGGKLYWMYEDDKVIIFLDLKSEEFGRIEIPFDQEMYGEFEQDNYGIVGVLGGFVCVLCFNYQIRGYRVWVTKESWEKVLTLSHLLELLQPPLVKGLNGDILVNCGSTVVVYDCQDNVFRDLKYCSCCEDSEFNSHEDCVDSISHDVYVESLVSPEDF